From one Rhodoferax sp. PAMC 29310 genomic stretch:
- a CDS encoding response regulator — MSQHLLMIEDDARLASMVSEYLTQNGFSVRVAGDGQQGLTALEATPPDLVILDLMLPDMEGLEVCRRIRTLPGPLAQVPVLMLTAKGDPMDRIIGLEIGADDYLPKPFEPRELLARIRAVLRRRVDGPSTSTQTLLFGTLEIDRDARTVSVGSQPCDLTSYQFDLLVALAERAGRVLSRDQIMEAVRGRELDAFDRSIDVHMGRIRAAIEQDAKNPKRILTVRGVGYVFARQQD, encoded by the coding sequence ATGAGCCAACACCTTTTGATGATTGAAGACGATGCCCGACTGGCGAGCATGGTGAGCGAGTACCTGACCCAAAACGGGTTCAGCGTCCGCGTGGCGGGTGACGGGCAGCAAGGCTTGACGGCATTGGAGGCCACGCCCCCTGATCTGGTGATTCTTGACCTGATGTTGCCCGACATGGAGGGCCTTGAGGTCTGCCGGCGCATTCGAACCCTGCCCGGACCGCTGGCGCAGGTCCCGGTGTTGATGTTGACGGCCAAGGGGGATCCGATGGACCGAATCATCGGTCTGGAGATCGGGGCCGACGACTACCTACCCAAACCGTTTGAGCCACGCGAGTTGCTGGCCCGCATTCGAGCCGTGCTGCGCCGCCGCGTGGATGGCCCGTCAACGAGCACTCAGACCCTTCTTTTTGGCACGCTGGAAATTGACCGAGATGCGCGCACCGTCAGCGTCGGCTCGCAGCCCTGTGACCTGACCTCCTATCAATTCGATTTGCTGGTGGCCTTGGCGGAACGGGCCGGTCGGGTCTTGAGTCGAGACCAGATCATGGAAGCCGTTCGGGGGCGGGAGCTGGACGCCTTTGACCGGTCTATTGACGTGCACATGGGACGCATCCGCGCCGCCATCGAGCAGGATGCCAAGAATCCGAAACGCATCCTCACGGTGCGGGGCGTTGGCTATGTCTTCGCCCGCCAGCAGGACTGA
- a CDS encoding glycogen/starch/alpha-glucan phosphorylase has translation MPDADLFQIEPPGNTVEDLRHAIADRLVYAVGKDRPSATQRDWLFAVFHVVRDRIMNPWRESLASADAQNAKRVYYLSMEFLTGRALTNAILSAGIFEPLKEACALLGVDFDALIDIEPEPGLGNGGLGRLAACFLDSMATLGLPGMGYGIRYEYGMFAQRIELGQQVEEPDYWLVNGYPWELMRPEFSYTIRYGGHLVLKGEKCVWEDTNDVIATAYDTGVPGHEMRSVVTLRLWSARASGGVNLDAFNRGDYIQAVEDKNHSENVSRVLYPDDRTDHGRELRLRQEYFFVSASLQDILRRHIKKHSDFVQLADRVAIHLNDTHPALAVPELMRLLLDEHKVEWEEAWTLCTQIFSYTNHTLMEEALETWPIELINRVLPRHMRLIYDINAHFLAEVHHRFPHDHALFRRTSLIEERGVRRVRMAHLSVVASHKVNGVSALHSQLMVDTIFSDFAQMYPERFCNKTNGITPRRWLSQANPSLSAVIDRHIGPTWRGDLDQLAQLRPLVDDTQFQESVRDAKQHNKQRLTELIARSTGIQVNPTSLFDVQAKRIHEYKRQLLNVLHVITRYHLILAQPQAPWVPRTVIFGGKAASAYDMAKLIIRLIHDVARVVNADPLMGDRLKVVFLPNYRVSLAEVIIPGADLSEQISTAGTEASGTGNMKFALNGALTIGTWDGANIEMAEHVGLEHFFIFGHRTEQVAELRGQGYAPRSYYETNFDLSNAIDRLAEGAFSPEEPDRYRHLTQVLLDSDYYQLLPDYAAYVACQERVDELYRQPAAWTRSAIHNIAGMGAFTSDRTIREYASEIWRIQALDGQ, from the coding sequence ATGCCTGACGCAGACTTGTTTCAAATTGAGCCACCCGGCAACACCGTCGAGGATTTGCGCCACGCCATTGCCGACCGGCTGGTTTATGCAGTGGGCAAAGACCGGCCATCAGCCACACAGCGGGACTGGCTGTTTGCCGTTTTTCATGTGGTGCGGGACCGCATCATGAACCCCTGGCGAGAGTCGCTGGCAAGCGCCGATGCGCAGAATGCCAAACGGGTCTATTACCTATCCATGGAGTTTCTTACCGGGCGAGCCCTGACAAACGCCATCTTGTCGGCCGGCATCTTTGAGCCGCTCAAGGAGGCCTGCGCCTTGCTGGGCGTGGACTTCGACGCGCTGATTGATATCGAACCGGAGCCGGGCTTGGGCAACGGTGGCCTGGGTCGTTTGGCGGCCTGCTTTCTGGACTCCATGGCCACTCTGGGCCTACCTGGCATGGGCTACGGCATTCGGTATGAATACGGCATGTTCGCGCAGCGCATCGAACTGGGCCAGCAAGTGGAGGAGCCCGACTACTGGCTGGTCAACGGCTATCCCTGGGAGCTCATGCGGCCCGAGTTCAGCTACACCATTCGGTATGGCGGGCACTTGGTACTGAAGGGTGAGAAATGCGTGTGGGAGGACACCAACGACGTCATTGCCACGGCCTATGACACGGGTGTGCCGGGCCATGAGATGCGCAGCGTGGTCACCCTGCGCCTGTGGTCAGCACGGGCGTCTGGCGGGGTCAATCTGGACGCGTTCAACCGAGGGGATTACATCCAAGCCGTGGAGGACAAGAACCATTCAGAGAACGTGTCCCGCGTGCTGTACCCGGACGATCGCACCGACCATGGGCGCGAATTGCGCTTGCGTCAAGAGTACTTTTTCGTCAGCGCGTCTTTACAAGACATCTTGCGACGTCACATAAAGAAGCACAGTGACTTCGTCCAGTTGGCGGATCGGGTCGCCATTCACCTCAACGACACCCACCCGGCACTGGCCGTGCCAGAGCTGATGCGCTTGCTGCTGGACGAGCACAAGGTGGAGTGGGAGGAGGCGTGGACCCTTTGCACCCAGATCTTCTCGTACACCAACCACACTCTCATGGAGGAGGCGCTGGAGACTTGGCCAATTGAACTGATTAACCGCGTGTTGCCCCGGCACATGCGGTTGATCTACGACATCAACGCGCATTTTCTGGCTGAGGTGCATCACCGCTTTCCGCATGATCACGCCTTGTTTCGCCGCACCTCGCTGATTGAGGAACGCGGTGTCCGGCGGGTACGCATGGCGCACCTGTCCGTGGTCGCCAGCCACAAGGTCAACGGGGTCTCTGCACTGCACAGCCAGCTCATGGTCGACACCATTTTTTCTGACTTTGCGCAGATGTACCCGGAGCGCTTTTGCAACAAGACCAATGGCATCACGCCGCGCCGCTGGCTGTCGCAAGCCAATCCGTCCTTGTCGGCCGTGATCGACCGCCATATCGGCCCGACTTGGCGGGGCGACCTCGATCAACTGGCCCAGCTTCGACCTTTGGTCGACGACACCCAGTTTCAAGAGTCTGTGCGAGACGCCAAGCAACACAATAAGCAACGTCTGACTGAGCTGATCGCCCGCAGCACGGGCATTCAGGTGAACCCCACCAGCTTGTTTGACGTGCAGGCGAAACGGATTCACGAGTACAAACGACAGTTGCTTAACGTCTTGCACGTCATCACCCGCTACCATCTCATCTTGGCGCAGCCGCAGGCCCCCTGGGTGCCGCGTACCGTGATTTTTGGCGGCAAGGCGGCATCTGCGTACGACATGGCCAAGCTCATCATCCGCCTGATTCATGACGTCGCCCGGGTGGTCAACGCCGATCCACTGATGGGCGACCGACTGAAGGTGGTGTTTCTGCCCAACTACCGCGTGTCGCTGGCCGAGGTCATCATCCCGGGGGCGGATTTATCAGAGCAGATTTCAACAGCAGGCACCGAGGCCTCGGGCACCGGCAACATGAAGTTCGCCCTCAACGGCGCCCTGACCATCGGCACCTGGGACGGCGCCAACATCGAAATGGCGGAGCACGTGGGTCTGGAGCACTTCTTCATCTTTGGCCATCGCACCGAGCAGGTAGCCGAGTTGCGGGGTCAAGGCTATGCCCCCCGAAGCTACTACGAGACCAATTTTGACCTCAGCAATGCCATTGACCGACTGGCCGAGGGCGCGTTTTCCCCCGAGGAGCCCGATCGCTACCGCCATCTGACACAGGTGTTGCTGGACAGCGATTACTACCAGCTACTGCCCGATTACGCGGCCTACGTGGCTTGCCAGGAGCGGGTAGATGAGCTGTATCGCCAGCCTGCCGCGTGGACACGCAGTGCGATTCACAACATTGCTGGCATGGGCGCCTTTACGTCGGATCGGACAATTCGCGAATACGCGAGCGAGATTTGGCGCATCCAGGCGCTGGACGGTCAATAG
- the radA gene encoding DNA repair protein RadA, which produces MAKDKSVFVCSECGGTSPKWLGKCPSCNAWNTLVESAAESNAPAKNRFAALAKTAEIATLGDIDAVDMARTPTGHEELDRVLGGGMVEGGVVLIGGDPGIGKSTLLLQALDSLQRSGQSTLYVTGEESGAQVALRSRRLGLDNSQVKVLAEIQLEKILATLDAMRPDIAVIDSIQTVYSDQLTSAPGSVAQVRECAAHLTRAAKSSGVCIVLVGHVTKEGALAGPRVLEHMVDTVLYFEGDTHSSFRLVRAIKNRFGAVNEIGVFAMTEKGLKGVSNPSAIFLSQHSEPVPGSCVMVTLEGTRPMLVEIQALVDTGGPSPRRLSVGLDKDRLAMLLAVLHRHAGVACMDQDVFVNAVGGVRISEPAADLAVLLAITSSLRGKPLPKGFFAFGEVGLAGEVRPAPRGQERLKEAAKLGFSVAVVPKANVPKKPIDGLTIHAVERVEQAMEVVRSHT; this is translated from the coding sequence ATGGCCAAAGATAAATCCGTTTTCGTCTGCTCAGAATGTGGCGGCACCAGCCCCAAGTGGTTGGGCAAGTGCCCCAGTTGCAACGCCTGGAACACCTTGGTCGAGTCCGCGGCTGAAAGCAACGCTCCCGCTAAAAACCGCTTTGCGGCGCTGGCCAAAACCGCCGAGATTGCCACGCTGGGCGACATCGATGCCGTCGACATGGCGCGCACACCCACCGGCCATGAAGAGCTGGACCGGGTGTTGGGCGGCGGCATGGTGGAAGGCGGCGTGGTCTTGATTGGCGGCGACCCCGGTATTGGCAAGTCGACCCTGTTGCTTCAGGCGCTGGATTCCTTGCAGCGAAGTGGACAGAGCACTTTGTATGTGACAGGCGAGGAAAGTGGCGCCCAAGTCGCTCTGCGTTCCCGCCGACTGGGCCTGGACAACTCGCAGGTCAAGGTGCTGGCTGAAATCCAGTTGGAGAAAATTCTCGCTACGCTGGATGCCATGCGACCGGACATCGCGGTGATTGACTCCATTCAAACCGTGTACTCCGATCAGCTGACTTCCGCCCCTGGCTCGGTGGCGCAAGTCCGTGAATGTGCCGCGCACTTGACCCGTGCCGCCAAATCCAGCGGTGTGTGCATTGTGTTGGTGGGCCATGTGACCAAAGAAGGCGCGCTGGCCGGCCCGCGTGTGCTGGAGCACATGGTGGACACCGTGTTGTACTTTGAAGGCGACACGCACAGCAGCTTCCGCTTGGTGAGGGCGATCAAAAACCGGTTTGGCGCTGTGAATGAGATTGGCGTGTTCGCCATGACCGAAAAAGGGCTGAAAGGGGTTTCCAACCCCAGTGCCATTTTTCTAAGCCAACACTCGGAACCCGTGCCGGGAAGCTGCGTCATGGTCACGCTGGAGGGCACGCGCCCTATGCTGGTCGAGATACAAGCGCTGGTTGACACCGGCGGCCCATCACCCCGGCGCCTGAGCGTGGGGCTGGACAAAGACCGCCTCGCCATGTTGTTGGCTGTGCTGCACCGCCACGCCGGCGTGGCGTGCATGGACCAGGATGTGTTTGTGAACGCCGTGGGCGGCGTGCGCATCAGCGAGCCCGCCGCCGACTTGGCCGTGTTGCTCGCCATCACGTCCAGCTTGCGGGGCAAGCCGCTGCCCAAGGGATTCTTTGCGTTTGGAGAGGTGGGGTTGGCCGGCGAAGTGCGACCGGCGCCAAGAGGTCAAGAGCGACTGAAAGAAGCGGCCAAGCTGGGGTTCAGTGTGGCGGTGGTGCCAAAGGCCAATGTGCCGAAAAAACCGATTGACGGTTTGACCATTCACGCCGTCGAGCGGGTCGAGCAAGCGATGGAAGTGGTGCGCTCTCACACGTGA
- a CDS encoding cell wall metabolism sensor histidine kinase WalK, producing the protein MFNKLYVRIWLAVVLAVAVLTLLVAWAWRLAAEPPLRDVFVRNAQGQIIGSGHPRRMRTPDGRRSGTMGARPEEDDDREGTAHWPEPRGRYGSGPEFLVRMLDGQTVLLHLPRAPTPSWSRPPFGFFWMLALVSLAVALATYPIIRKLTRRLEKLQNGVEQWGAGDLSLRIPEAGQDEVAFLAKRFNVAAERVETLVKSHESLLASQKSLLANASHELRSPLTRIRMGLELMGASPSPAFRTEIERNITELDQLIEEILLASRLDAREADMGTIESVDLLGLIAEECARVDADLDVQQASAAGEAKQAPALEDLPVQGVAKLLRRAVRNLLENARRHTAGEIAVTLAQEGDQVVIRVCDRGPGVPAALQERIFEPFYRLPGATERDGGVGLGLALVKSIVLRHGGTVACENRSGGGACFVVSLPLSAKNSR; encoded by the coding sequence ATGTTCAACAAGCTCTATGTCCGGATCTGGCTAGCGGTGGTGCTGGCAGTGGCGGTATTGACCTTGTTGGTGGCCTGGGCCTGGCGTTTGGCAGCTGAACCGCCGCTTCGCGATGTTTTTGTCCGCAACGCGCAGGGGCAAATCATCGGCAGTGGCCATCCGCGCCGGATGCGCACGCCAGACGGTAGGCGATCAGGAACGATGGGAGCACGCCCCGAGGAAGACGATGATAGAGAGGGGACCGCGCACTGGCCCGAACCGCGTGGACGTTACGGCTCTGGCCCTGAGTTTTTGGTCCGCATGCTGGACGGTCAAACGGTCTTGCTGCATTTGCCACGCGCGCCGACGCCCTCTTGGAGTCGACCACCGTTTGGTTTTTTTTGGATGCTCGCTCTGGTTAGCTTGGCCGTGGCCCTGGCAACCTACCCCATCATCCGCAAACTCACCCGACGGCTTGAAAAGCTGCAGAACGGGGTAGAGCAATGGGGAGCGGGCGACCTGTCGCTGCGCATTCCCGAAGCGGGACAAGACGAGGTGGCCTTTTTGGCCAAACGGTTCAATGTGGCTGCCGAAAGGGTGGAGACCCTGGTCAAGTCGCACGAATCTCTGCTGGCCTCACAAAAATCACTGTTAGCCAACGCCTCACACGAGCTGCGCTCACCGCTGACCCGCATTCGCATGGGGCTGGAGTTGATGGGCGCCTCCCCGTCACCCGCATTCAGGACGGAAATTGAGAGAAACATTACCGAGTTGGACCAGTTGATTGAAGAAATTCTTTTGGCGAGTCGCCTGGACGCCCGCGAGGCCGACATGGGGACCATCGAGTCAGTGGACCTTTTGGGCTTGATCGCCGAGGAGTGCGCCCGGGTCGATGCCGACCTGGACGTGCAGCAGGCGTCAGCCGCTGGCGAGGCAAAACAAGCACCCGCGCTTGAAGACCTGCCGGTACAAGGCGTGGCCAAGCTGCTGAGGCGCGCCGTTCGCAATCTTCTGGAGAACGCCCGCCGCCACACGGCGGGAGAGATTGCTGTGACGCTGGCGCAAGAGGGCGACCAAGTGGTGATTCGGGTTTGCGACCGCGGACCTGGCGTGCCTGCCGCCTTGCAGGAACGAATTTTTGAGCCGTTTTACCGCTTGCCCGGGGCGACCGAGCGCGACGGTGGCGTGGGATTGGGGCTGGCCTTGGTGAAATCAATCGTGCTGCGCCACGGTGGCACGGTGGCCTGCGAGAACCGATCGGGCGGCGGCGCCTGTTTTGTGGTGTCTTTGCCTTTATCAGCCAAAAACAGTCGCTAA
- the waaF gene encoding lipopolysaccharide heptosyltransferase II yields MTEPLMRRLAARGEQLTVGALPWVAPVYRAMPQVSAVIEFPFAHGGLQFSARRRLASAMEGEFDIAYVCPNSLKSALLPFLASIPKRVGYLGEARIGLLSHRLKNPPKTKRPPMVAFYSALSGATSELANDTPQLHFDAADVEHALGSMGLVRGRYYVFAPGAEFGTAKRWPAAHFSELALQLDLPVVLLGSGKELALCEEIAAPVNQAQAGQCLNLAGKTSLAHAFSAIAAAKAVISNDSGLMHVAAAFGVPQVAIFGSSSPLHTPPLNGHAQVLWLKNDPAYQPALDCAPCFERTCPLGHTRCLNDVTPAKVLSLL; encoded by the coding sequence ATGACCGAGCCGCTGATGCGCCGACTGGCTGCGCGCGGCGAACAGCTGACGGTGGGTGCTTTGCCGTGGGTGGCGCCGGTGTACCGGGCCATGCCGCAGGTGTCGGCCGTGATCGAGTTTCCGTTCGCCCATGGCGGGCTGCAATTCAGTGCGCGTCGTCGACTGGCCAGCGCCATGGAGGGCGAGTTTGATATCGCCTATGTGTGCCCCAACTCCCTAAAAAGCGCGCTGCTGCCGTTTTTGGCGAGCATTCCAAAGCGAGTGGGCTACTTGGGCGAAGCGCGAATTGGCCTCTTGAGCCATCGGCTGAAGAATCCGCCCAAGACCAAACGCCCTCCCATGGTGGCTTTTTACTCGGCTCTGAGCGGCGCCACGTCAGAGCTTGCGAATGACACCCCGCAGTTGCACTTCGATGCCGCGGACGTTGAGCACGCTTTGGGCTCGATGGGCCTGGTGCGGGGCCGGTATTACGTGTTCGCGCCCGGCGCGGAATTTGGCACTGCCAAGCGATGGCCTGCGGCCCACTTTTCAGAACTGGCCCTCCAGCTTGATTTGCCGGTCGTGTTGCTGGGGTCCGGTAAAGAGTTGGCACTGTGTGAGGAGATTGCGGCGCCAGTCAACCAGGCGCAAGCGGGTCAATGCCTGAATCTGGCGGGAAAAACATCGTTGGCCCATGCGTTTTCGGCCATCGCGGCAGCGAAGGCCGTGATCAGCAATGACTCCGGACTGATGCATGTGGCTGCGGCGTTTGGTGTTCCGCAAGTCGCCATTTTTGGGTCGAGCAGCCCGCTGCACACCCCGCCGTTGAATGGCCACGCACAGGTTCTGTGGTTGAAAAATGACCCTGCCTACCAGCCTGCGCTGGACTGTGCCCCCTGCTTCGAGCGCACCTGCCCCTTGGGCCACACTCGCTGCCTGAACGACGTCACTCCCGCAAAAGTGCTCTCTCTTCTATAG
- a CDS encoding TIGR02281 family clan AA aspartic protease: MGNEDRETRRSVPEHSRRLSSPSNSLKWGPLGIVVFWMVVMGALYLAMTHYLKPSPVIVSATGDLIIPRARDGHFYALGAINGQAVTFLVDTGASLVTVSETFAQSAGLAPGMPTVFQTANGTLNGRTVPDVPVTLGPLTVSGVRVGVGLVGGVQDKALLGQSFLARFDITLTKEQMILRAR, from the coding sequence ATGGGAAATGAGGATCGTGAGACGCGACGGAGCGTGCCCGAACACAGCCGGCGCCTTAGCAGCCCGTCAAACAGTCTGAAATGGGGGCCTTTGGGCATCGTTGTTTTTTGGATGGTCGTGATGGGCGCGCTCTATCTGGCCATGACGCATTACCTGAAGCCCAGTCCAGTGATTGTGTCGGCCACGGGGGACTTGATCATTCCCAGAGCCCGCGACGGGCATTTTTACGCCCTCGGCGCCATCAACGGACAAGCGGTCACCTTTTTGGTGGATACAGGGGCATCGCTGGTGACGGTCAGTGAAACGTTTGCGCAATCCGCTGGACTGGCGCCAGGCATGCCCACCGTGTTTCAAACGGCCAATGGCACGCTCAACGGACGCACGGTGCCCGACGTTCCCGTCACACTCGGGCCCTTGACGGTGTCGGGCGTTCGGGTGGGCGTTGGCTTGGTGGGCGGCGTGCAGGACAAAGCCCTGCTGGGTCAGAGCTTCCTGGCGCGGTTTGACATCACCCTGACCAAAGAGCAGATGATTTTGCGGGCCCGCTGA
- a CDS encoding branched-chain amino acid transaminase: MNPMPPSMSDRDGKIWMDGQMVDWRDAKVHVLTHTLHYGCGAFEGVRAYNGANGTAIFRLAEHTERLFNSAKILRMKIPFTQAEVHEAQVAVVRENKLGSGYLRPLTWIGDKKLGVSPKGNTIHLMVAAWPWGAYLGDEGMKRGIRVKISSYTRHHVNITMTQAKAVSNYTNSILANMEATDDGYDEAMLLDANGFVSEGAGENLFVIKNGVVYTPDLSAGALNGITRNTVFHICKDLGLEVVQKRITRDEVYICDEAFFTGTAAEVTPIRELDRIELGRDDYVGTRGPLTEKIQAAYFDIVNGRNPKYAHWLTPV, encoded by the coding sequence ATGAACCCAATGCCCCCCTCTATGTCTGACCGCGATGGAAAAATTTGGATGGATGGGCAGATGGTGGACTGGCGTGACGCCAAGGTCCATGTTCTGACCCATACGCTGCACTACGGTTGCGGTGCGTTTGAAGGCGTCCGCGCCTACAACGGTGCCAATGGCACCGCCATTTTTCGGCTGGCAGAGCACACCGAGCGACTGTTCAACAGCGCCAAAATCCTGAGAATGAAGATTCCCTTCACCCAAGCCGAGGTCCATGAGGCTCAAGTTGCGGTGGTGCGTGAGAACAAGCTGGGGTCCGGCTACCTGCGTCCGCTGACCTGGATCGGCGACAAGAAACTGGGTGTGAGCCCCAAGGGCAACACCATTCATTTGATGGTCGCGGCCTGGCCTTGGGGCGCGTATCTGGGCGATGAGGGGATGAAGCGCGGCATTCGCGTGAAAATTTCCAGCTACACCCGTCACCACGTCAACATCACCATGACGCAGGCCAAGGCAGTGAGCAATTACACCAACTCGATTCTGGCCAATATGGAGGCCACAGACGACGGCTACGACGAGGCCATGCTGCTGGACGCCAACGGCTTCGTCTCAGAAGGCGCAGGTGAGAACCTGTTTGTGATCAAAAACGGCGTGGTTTACACCCCCGACCTGTCTGCGGGAGCCCTGAATGGGATCACCCGCAATACGGTGTTCCACATCTGCAAAGACCTGGGGCTCGAAGTCGTGCAAAAGCGCATCACCCGCGACGAAGTCTATATTTGCGACGAGGCCTTCTTCACCGGAACGGCGGCCGAAGTGACCCCTATTCGCGAGCTGGACCGTATCGAATTGGGGCGGGACGATTACGTCGGCACCCGCGGCCCCCTCACCGAAAAAATTCAGGCGGCGTACTTTGACATCGTCAATGGCCGCAACCCCAAGTACGCCCACTGGCTGACCCCGGTTTAA
- the glgA gene encoding glycogen synthase GlgA, with translation MKVLYVCAELYPFLKTGGLADVSAGLTPALRALGCDVRVLMPGFPALMSVVTERHAVARLPGDETPWGPAPVLPMADVVRTELPGLAVPVYLLDAPALFDRPGNPYLGPDGRDWSDNALRFGALGWAAACLGQGLDPDWTPDVIHGHDWHAGLAPAYVQAWSDAGEATPATLTTIHNLAYQGLFTATSLRALGLPASCFDVDGLEYFGQVSFLKAALRYSDRLTTVSPTYAREITQPEQGCGLDGLLRERAHVLSGILNGVDYAIWSPENDAFLTTPYDGATLDNKAVAKAALQASLGLEVSAKALVFGVVSRLTEQKGLHLLPEVLADLVHRGGQLALLGQGDAVLEQAFIQAKALYPGQVGVQIGYDEATAHAVMAGADVILVPSAFEPCGLTQLYGLRYGTLPLVRGVGGLADTVADCSLENLDDGSATGFVFDELSAQGLSSALRRAFVLFARPAEWAQVQQQGMTLRFDWQSAAQKYLALYQALRPSASAGPHNLPNKE, from the coding sequence GTGAAAGTTCTCTACGTCTGCGCTGAGCTGTATCCATTTCTGAAAACCGGCGGATTGGCCGACGTCAGCGCGGGTCTGACTCCCGCCCTGCGCGCGTTGGGTTGCGACGTGCGGGTGCTGATGCCCGGCTTTCCAGCCCTCATGTCCGTCGTGACCGAGCGCCACGCGGTCGCCCGGCTGCCCGGCGATGAAACCCCGTGGGGCCCGGCGCCGGTCCTGCCAATGGCAGACGTGGTGCGCACCGAGTTGCCAGGACTGGCGGTGCCGGTCTACCTGCTGGACGCCCCGGCCCTGTTTGACCGGCCGGGCAACCCTTACCTTGGGCCGGATGGGCGGGACTGGTCGGACAACGCCTTGCGTTTTGGCGCGCTGGGCTGGGCGGCGGCCTGCCTGGGCCAAGGCCTGGACCCCGACTGGACCCCCGATGTAATTCATGGCCATGACTGGCATGCTGGCCTGGCGCCCGCCTATGTGCAGGCCTGGTCCGACGCGGGAGAGGCAACACCGGCAACACTCACCACCATTCACAACCTCGCTTACCAGGGTTTGTTTACGGCCACCTCGCTTCGCGCGCTGGGTCTGCCAGCGTCTTGCTTTGATGTCGATGGCCTAGAGTACTTTGGTCAGGTGTCTTTCCTGAAAGCCGCGCTGCGTTACAGCGACCGACTCACCACCGTGAGCCCCACTTATGCCCGTGAGATCACTCAGCCGGAGCAGGGCTGCGGTCTCGACGGCCTGCTTCGCGAGCGCGCCCATGTACTCAGTGGCATCTTGAACGGGGTGGACTATGCCATCTGGAGCCCTGAGAACGACGCCTTTTTGACAACCCCGTATGACGGCGCTACGCTTGACAACAAGGCGGTGGCCAAAGCCGCCTTGCAGGCCAGTCTGGGCTTGGAGGTGTCTGCGAAGGCGCTGGTGTTTGGTGTGGTGAGCCGCCTGACCGAGCAAAAGGGCTTGCACCTGCTGCCCGAAGTGCTGGCGGACCTAGTTCACAGGGGCGGCCAGTTGGCTTTGTTGGGACAGGGGGATGCGGTGCTGGAGCAGGCGTTTATTCAGGCCAAGGCGTTGTATCCGGGGCAAGTAGGTGTGCAGATTGGTTATGACGAGGCCACGGCCCATGCCGTGATGGCGGGTGCCGACGTGATTCTGGTGCCATCTGCGTTTGAGCCCTGCGGTTTGACGCAGTTATATGGCTTGCGATATGGCACGTTGCCACTGGTGCGCGGTGTGGGTGGCCTGGCAGACACGGTGGCGGATTGTTCACTGGAAAACCTGGACGATGGCAGCGCCACCGGTTTTGTGTTTGACGAGTTGAGTGCGCAGGGCTTGTCCAGTGCCCTGCGCCGCGCATTTGTGCTGTTTGCCCGACCAGCGGAGTGGGCGCAGGTGCAGCAACAAGGAATGACTTTGCGGTTCGACTGGCAAAGCGCCGCGCAGAAGTACCTGGCCTTGTACCAGGCACTGCGGCCGTCAGCCAGCGCTGGCCCTCACAACCTGCCAAACAAGGAGTGA
- the infA gene encoding translation initiation factor IF-1, translating to MAKEELIEMSGMVTDVLPDSRFRVTLDNGHQLIAYTGGKMRKHHIRILAGDKVSLELSPYDLTKGRITFRHLAGRGPAPSQH from the coding sequence ATGGCTAAGGAAGAACTGATTGAGATGAGCGGCATGGTGACCGACGTTTTGCCAGACTCGCGTTTTCGCGTGACCCTGGACAACGGCCACCAGCTCATCGCCTACACCGGCGGAAAAATGCGCAAGCACCACATCCGTATTTTGGCGGGCGACAAAGTGTCACTGGAGTTGTCGCCTTACGACTTGACCAAGGGTCGGATCACATTCCGCCACTTGGCCGGTCGTGGCCCAGCTCCGAGCCAGCACTGA
- a CDS encoding zinc-finger domain-containing protein — protein sequence MSKSSIELLAKDLNLQGGVYCPSPLADMKIWSGHPKVYLDVARTGEAKCPYCGTVYKLKEGEHFAAH from the coding sequence ATGAGCAAATCAAGCATTGAACTGTTGGCCAAAGACCTGAATCTCCAAGGGGGCGTGTATTGCCCCAGCCCCTTGGCCGATATGAAAATCTGGAGCGGCCACCCCAAGGTCTATCTGGACGTGGCGCGCACCGGTGAGGCCAAGTGCCCCTATTGCGGCACGGTTTACAAACTCAAGGAAGGCGAGCACTTCGCCGCTCATTGA